The DNA region GCGCGGGGCAGATCGTCGCGGCGGGCGCAGTCGACGCGCTGGAGAAGCTCAAGGCCGACCCGCCCGAGGGGGCACGGCTGCGGCCGCTGCAGGTCGCGGGCGCGTTCCATACCTCCTACATGGCCGGCGCCGTCGAAGGGCTCCGCGCCCTGGCCGCCGCGGTCACCACCCGCGACCCCCGCACCCGCGTCATCTCCAACCGCGACGGCAGCGTCGTGCACAGCGGCGCCGAGATGCTCGGCCGCCTCGTCGACCAGGTCGCGCTGCCGGTGCGGTGGGACCTCGTGATGCGGACGATGAAGGACCTCGGCGTCACCGCCGTCATCGAGATGCCGCCGGCGGGCACGCTCACCGGACTGGTCCGCCGCGCGCTGCCCGGCGTCGAGACCCTCGCGCTCAAGACCCCGGACGACCTCGACGCGGCCAGGCGTCTCGTCGAGGAGCACGGCGAGGCCAGCCCCTTGGAGAACCAGCCGACCTGGCGGCTCGTCGTCGCTCCGCAGGCGGGCACGATCCGCCGCGGCGATGCCGCTCCCGGCACCGCGCTGCCGACCGGTGGCGAGGTCGCCACCCTCGTCACGCGACGCGACGAACACCCGATCACCACGCGCCACGGCGGCACCCTCGTCGAGTGGCTCGTCGAGGACGGCGACCCGGTCTCGCCGGGCCAGCCGCTGGTCCGCCTGCACCCGGAAGGTTCGCTATGAAGTCGACGACTCCCGTCCCCGGCGCACGCATCCTGGCGCTCGGCGAGTACCGCCCCGCGCGCGTCGTCACCAACGACGAGGTCGCGCCGCAGATCGACTCCAGCGACGAGTGGATCCGCAGCCACACCGGCATCGTGACGCGCAGGTGGGCCGACACCGAGACCGTCGCCGACATGGCGACGGCCGCCGGCGAGAAGGCGCTCGCGAAGGCCGGCGTCGACCCCGCGGACGTCGACCTGGTCATCGTGGCGAACTGCACGCACCACATGCAGACGCCGGGCGCGAGCAGCGAGGTGGAGGAGCGCCTCGGCCTGGTCAAGGCCGGCGCGATGGACCTGAACGCGGCCTGCGCCGGCTTCGCGTACACGCTCGCCGTCGCGAACGACATGATCCGCGCCGGCACCGCGACGTACGTGCTGGTGATCGGTGC from Streptosporangiales bacterium includes:
- a CDS encoding acyltransferase domain-containing protein — protein: MLVLVAPGQGAQTPGFLTPWLEFPGFRERLAWLGACADLDLEHFGTEAGADEIRDTAVTQPLLVASGLVSALALFPHPVDAFRRIGAVAGHSVGEIAAAAGAGVISAEQAMVFVRERGRAMSAAAEGEATSMLAVLGGDEEAVLAKLADYDLTPANVNGAGQIVAAGAVDALEKLKADPPEGARLRPLQVAGAFHTSYMAGAVEGLRALAAAVTTRDPRTRVISNRDGSVVHSGAEMLGRLVDQVALPVRWDLVMRTMKDLGVTAVIEMPPAGTLTGLVRRALPGVETLALKTPDDLDAARRLVEEHGEASPLENQPTWRLVVAPQAGTIRRGDAAPGTALPTGGEVATLVTRRDEHPITTRHGGTLVEWLVEDGDPVSPGQPLVRLHPEGSL